From a region of the Synchiropus splendidus isolate RoL2022-P1 chromosome 12, RoL_Sspl_1.0, whole genome shotgun sequence genome:
- the rims2a gene encoding regulating synaptic membrane exocytosis protein 4 isoform X11 — translation MGRQGHDSAAPAAGMRIQRSQSKMSLSASFEALAVYFPCMNSFDEEDGAGGKKLRSTIQRSTETGLAVEMRSRMTRQASRESTDGSMNSYSSEGNLIFPGVRLSSDAQFSDFLDGLGPAQLVGRQTLATPPMGDIQIGMVEKKGALEVEVIRARGLVGKPGSKALPAPYVKVYLLENGVCIAKKKTKVARKTLDPLYQQQLPFEESPGGKVLQVIVWGDYGRMDHKSFMGAVQILLDELDLSNMVIGWFKLFPPSSLVDPTLAPLTRRASQSSLDSFSRS, via the exons ATGGGCAGGCAGGGACATGATTCCGCCGCGCCGGCGGCTGGGATGCGCATCCAGCGCTCCCAGAGTAAGATGAGCCTCTCCGCATCGTTTGAAGCTCTCGCCGTGTACTTCCCCTGCATGAACTCCTTCGATGAAGAAGATGGGG CAGGAGGGAAGAAGTTACGCAGCACCATCCAGAGGAGCACAGAAACGGGCCTGGCGGTGgagatgaggagcaggatgACTCGGCAGGCCAGTCGGGAGTCCACCGACGGCAGCATGAACAGCTACAGCTCAGAGGGAAA TCTCATCTTCCCCGGCGTCAGGCTCTCCTCTGATGCCCAGTTCAGCGACTTCCTGGACGGCCTTGGACCTGCCCAGCTGGTGGGACGGCAGACACTGGCCACGCCTCCTATGG GTGACATCCAGATCGGCATGGTGGAGAAGAAAGGAGCTCTGGAGGTGGAGGTCATCAGAGCTCGTGGTCTCGTGGGTAAACCAGGTTCCAAGGCACTGCCAG CACCGTACGTCAAGGTCTACCTTCTGGAGAATGGAGTCTGCATagccaaaaagaaaacaaaagtagcAAGAAAAACCCTGGATCCTCTTTACCAGCAGCAACTGCCGTTCGAAGAGAGTCCCGGAGGGAAAGTTCTACAG GTGATTGTCTGGGGCGACTACGGACGCATGGACCATAAATCCTTCATGGGAGCGGTTCAGATACTGTTAGACGAGCTGGACCTGTCCAACATGGTGATTGGCTGGTTCAAGCTCTTCCCTCCTTCCTCTTTAGTGGACCCGACTCTGGCTCCGCTGACCAGAAGAGCATCGCAGTCGTCGCTGGACAGTTTCTCTCGGTCATAG
- the rims2a gene encoding regulating synaptic membrane exocytosis protein 4 isoform X10 — translation MGRQGHDSAAPAAGMRIQRSQSKMSLSASFEALAVYFPCMNSFDEEDGEAGGKKLRSTIQRSTETGLAVEMRSRMTRQASRESTDGSMNSYSSEGNLIFPGVRLSSDAQFSDFLDGLGPAQLVGRQTLATPPMGDIQIGMVEKKGALEVEVIRARGLVGKPGSKALPAPYVKVYLLENGVCIAKKKTKVARKTLDPLYQQQLPFEESPGGKVLQVIVWGDYGRMDHKSFMGAVQILLDELDLSNMVIGWFKLFPPSSLVDPTLAPLTRRASQSSLDSFSRS, via the exons ATGGGCAGGCAGGGACATGATTCCGCCGCGCCGGCGGCTGGGATGCGCATCCAGCGCTCCCAGAGTAAGATGAGCCTCTCCGCATCGTTTGAAGCTCTCGCCGTGTACTTCCCCTGCATGAACTCCTTCGATGAAGAAGATGGGG AAGCAGGAGGGAAGAAGTTACGCAGCACCATCCAGAGGAGCACAGAAACGGGCCTGGCGGTGgagatgaggagcaggatgACTCGGCAGGCCAGTCGGGAGTCCACCGACGGCAGCATGAACAGCTACAGCTCAGAGGGAAA TCTCATCTTCCCCGGCGTCAGGCTCTCCTCTGATGCCCAGTTCAGCGACTTCCTGGACGGCCTTGGACCTGCCCAGCTGGTGGGACGGCAGACACTGGCCACGCCTCCTATGG GTGACATCCAGATCGGCATGGTGGAGAAGAAAGGAGCTCTGGAGGTGGAGGTCATCAGAGCTCGTGGTCTCGTGGGTAAACCAGGTTCCAAGGCACTGCCAG CACCGTACGTCAAGGTCTACCTTCTGGAGAATGGAGTCTGCATagccaaaaagaaaacaaaagtagcAAGAAAAACCCTGGATCCTCTTTACCAGCAGCAACTGCCGTTCGAAGAGAGTCCCGGAGGGAAAGTTCTACAG GTGATTGTCTGGGGCGACTACGGACGCATGGACCATAAATCCTTCATGGGAGCGGTTCAGATACTGTTAGACGAGCTGGACCTGTCCAACATGGTGATTGGCTGGTTCAAGCTCTTCCCTCCTTCCTCTTTAGTGGACCCGACTCTGGCTCCGCTGACCAGAAGAGCATCGCAGTCGTCGCTGGACAGTTTCTCTCGGTCATAG
- the LOC128767910 gene encoding dendritic cell-specific transmembrane protein translates to MHLLLLKKTLADVCSLAVEVFTADRSDSIMRKVVLLLTCLAMSLFLSSFLLLYLLLSLDYEVTVVGAIIGCFGTLLTFVLFSSKRARCLCTLFAISVFMKKSRNLLLTAGTSLVVLQNIRNTLENLTGLLRSMICNLRAKKASIMALFTSYIQMLEWLGSVLNGVTDLRVFSLKSSLKISHRVEVEGLKERLAEAEQKLNDSVRRVQTLVNTVSWISSRVFPAVSFLVLLAFIALHMWRYCCDLKYQNRFISQKFVEFDEKQKLEGKLHVLPLTPREEKLYTTLPCARPSAREAKAMIRFGLPVISHLSAWVILIGLDFLLYIFVDIVTNRLSEMEPFNVPLIMDIPEIATLIGLPLSENHHRSDFSYSVKLLEQECLPKPKLLLRKSVVPLAAILFALLLMSLLASKLAQLRLLVCERFFGAAAQRRVEHLHAKILRRRGVKRRADDKISLRSLLRQPQFWCPLLFPPRVEPQSEV, encoded by the exons ATGCATCTCTTGTTGCTGAAGAAGACTCTAGCCGATGTCTGCAGTCTGGCTGTGGAGGTGTTCACCGCCGACCGCAGCGACAGCATCATGAGAAAGGTGGTTCTTCTCCTCACCTGCCTGGCCATGAGCCTGTTCCTCAgctcctttcttctcctctaCCTCCTTCTCAGTCTGGACTATGAGGTCACAGTGGTCGGAGCTATCATTGGCTGCTTCGGGACGCTCCTGACCTTtgtcctcttctcctccaaGAGAGCCCGCTGCCTGTGTACACTCTTTGCCATCTCTGTCTTCATGAAGAAGAGCAGGAACCTGCTTTTGACTGCTGGAACTAGTCTGGTGGTTCTTCAAAACATCCGCAACACCCTGGAGAACCTCACCGGCCTGCTGAGGAGCATGATCTGCAACCTGCGCGCCAAGAAAGCCTCCATCATGGCGTTGTTCACCAGCTACATCCAGATGTTGGAGTGGCTAGGTTCCGTTCTCAATGGAGTCACTGACCTCAGGGTGTTCAGCTTGAAGTCTTCACTGAAGATCTCCCACAGAGTGGAAGTGGAGGGTCTGAAGGAGCGTCTGGCTGAAGCCGAGCAGAAGCTGAACGACAGCGTGCGGCGTGTGCAGACGCTGGTCAACACCGTGTCCTGGATCAGCAGCCGGGTGTTCCCAGCTGTCAGCTTCCTCGTGCTCCTGGCCTTCATCGCTCTGCACATGTGGAGATACTGCTGCGACCTCAAGTACCAAAACAGATTCATCAGTCAGAAGTTTGTGGAGTTTGATGAGAAGCAGAAGCTGGAGGGGAAACTGCACGTCCTCCCCCTCACACCCAGGGAGGAGAAGCTCTACACCACTCTGCCTTGCGCCCGTCCCAGTGCCCGTGAGGCGAAGGCCATGATCCGATTCGGCCTCCCAGTGATTTCCCATCTCTCAGCTTGGGTGATTCTCATCGGCCTGGATTTTTTACTCTACATTTTTGTCGACATTGTGACCAACAGGTTATCAGAAATGGAACCATTTAACGTCCCACTGATCATGGACATccca GAGATTGCAACACTCATCGGCCTGCCTCTCAGTGAGAACCACCACCGCTCAGACTTCTCCTACTCGGTGAAGCTGTTAGAGCAAGAGTGTCTCCCCAAACCCAAACTGCTGCTTCGCAAATCTGTGGTGCCACTGGCCGCCATCTTGTTCGCCTTGCTGCTCATGTCTCTGCTGGCTTCCAAACTCGCGCAGCTGCGGCTGCTAGTGTGCGAGCGATTCTTCGGTGCTGCCGCACAGCGGAGGGTGGAGCACCTCCACGCCAAAatcctgaggaggagaggagtcaAGCGGAGGGCGGATGACAAGATCAGCTTGAGATCCTTGCTGCGTCAG CCTCAGTTCTGGTGCCCGCTGCTCTTCCCACCCAGAGTGGAACCTCAGAGCGAGGTTTGA